In Bacillus cereus ATCC 14579, a single window of DNA contains:
- a CDS encoding potassium channel family protein, with amino-acid sequence MLSFLLTLKRMLRACLRAWKDKEFQVLFVLTILTLISGTIFYSTVEGLRPIDALYFSVVTLTTVGDGNFSPQTDFGKIFTILYIFIGIGLVFGFIHKLAVNVQLPSILSNRKKE; translated from the coding sequence ATGCTTTCATTTTTGTTAACTTTAAAGCGAATGTTAAGAGCCTGTTTACGAGCGTGGAAAGATAAAGAATTTCAAGTATTATTTGTATTAACAATTTTGACTTTAATATCGGGTACGATTTTTTATAGTACAGTTGAAGGATTACGTCCTATTGACGCTTTATATTTTAGTGTGGTCACGTTGACGACTGTCGGTGATGGGAATTTTAGTCCGCAAACTGATTTCGGAAAGATATTTACAATTTTATACATATTTATTGGGATTGGACTAGTGTTTGGATTTATTCATAAGTTAGCAGTTAATGTACAATTGCCAAGTATATTATCGAATAGAAAAAAAGAGTAA
- a CDS encoding amino acid deaminase/aldolase, giving the protein MDRGIFKEVPLPCAFLDEVALDRNIQSIIELSGNKKIRIASKSLRSVPIMQKILAANDRFQGIMCFSPREVLFLIEQGFNDLLLGYPAYDERALCEISLLTKKGFIITCMVDCEEHIVYLEKIAEKSKGCFRVCLDIDMSSRFFQFHFGVQRSPVKNVQDALKVVEKVRRSSYLMLDGVMGYEAQIAGVGDHIPNQWLKSKVISYLKQKSVLEVKERREHIVKAIQKLGIELRFVNGGGTGSIKTTEKDNSVSEITIGSAFYSPKLFDYYKEVKFHPAVGFALPVVRKPVQFIYTCLGGGYIASGAVGKDKEPEVWRPKGAKLLALEGAGEVQTPIFYSGEERVDIGESILFRHSKAGELCERFPFLYRVKKGEIVGKYSTYRGDGQCFL; this is encoded by the coding sequence GTGGATCGAGGAATTTTTAAAGAAGTTCCATTACCGTGTGCATTTTTGGATGAAGTGGCTTTAGATAGAAATATTCAATCGATTATAGAGTTAAGTGGAAATAAGAAGATTCGTATAGCGAGTAAATCGTTACGTTCTGTTCCGATTATGCAAAAGATTTTAGCTGCAAATGATCGATTTCAAGGTATTATGTGCTTTTCACCTAGAGAGGTTTTATTTTTAATAGAACAAGGATTTAATGATTTATTGCTCGGATATCCTGCTTATGATGAAAGAGCTTTGTGTGAAATTAGTTTGCTAACAAAGAAAGGTTTCATTATAACTTGTATGGTGGATTGTGAAGAGCATATTGTGTATTTAGAAAAAATTGCTGAGAAATCTAAAGGATGTTTTCGTGTTTGTTTGGATATTGATATGAGTAGTCGTTTCTTTCAATTTCATTTTGGTGTACAAAGATCCCCAGTAAAAAATGTGCAGGATGCGTTGAAAGTAGTAGAAAAGGTGAGAAGGTCATCATATTTAATGTTAGATGGTGTGATGGGTTATGAAGCTCAAATTGCTGGGGTGGGAGACCATATACCGAATCAATGGCTGAAAAGTAAAGTGATTTCGTATTTAAAGCAGAAATCAGTGCTAGAAGTGAAAGAAAGAAGAGAACATATTGTAAAAGCAATACAAAAACTTGGTATTGAGCTAAGGTTTGTAAATGGAGGCGGAACAGGAAGCATAAAAACAACTGAGAAAGATAATTCAGTTTCAGAGATTACAATAGGTTCTGCTTTTTATTCTCCGAAGCTGTTTGATTATTATAAAGAGGTGAAATTTCATCCAGCGGTCGGATTTGCTTTACCAGTTGTGCGTAAACCAGTCCAGTTTATTTACACTTGCCTAGGTGGTGGATATATTGCTTCAGGAGCAGTTGGAAAAGATAAAGAGCCTGAAGTTTGGAGACCGAAGGGTGCAAAACTATTAGCTTTAGAAGGTGCTGGCGAGGTACAAACGCCAATTTTTTATAGCGGCGAGGAACGAGTGGATATAGGAGAGTCCATTTTGTTTCGTCATAGTAAGGCTGGTGAATTATGTGAGCGCTTTCCTTTTTTGTATCGTGTTAAAAAAGGAGAGATTGTTGGGAAGTATTCAACATATCGGGGGGATGGCCAATGCTTTCTATAA
- a CDS encoding D-arabinono-1,4-lactone oxidase, with product MLSIKGKKWRNWTGNVEGTPHYTMYPESIQDVVEVVGLARKKGKKIRVVGSGHSFTPLVQTEEVLVSLDELKGIVNIDAEKMVAEVWAGTKLYDLGKLLEEKGYAQENLGDIDSQSIAGAISTGTHGTGITFGSLSTQVIEITAVLSNGESIVCSETENVEYWRAFQLSLGMLGIIVKIKLKVIPAYSLVYESEKQSLSTVMNKLEEYKKHRHFEFFVFPYSDEVQVKLTNETTNTGSDLKWHKLKVELLENRMFSLLSKGCKWFPSISKGVSRLSAKAVPNTKIIGPSYEVFATSRTVPFYEMEYSIPSKYMRTVVEEISNLIEKKKYKVHFPIECRYVKGDDIWLSPAYGRDSAYIAVHMYKGMKYAAYFGEVEKIFLKYEGRPHWGKMHTLSYEQLQDIYPEFHSFLQARKSLDELGMFFNPYAEKLFIPLFAGQ from the coding sequence ATGCTTTCTATAAAGGGGAAAAAGTGGAGAAATTGGACAGGGAATGTAGAAGGAACGCCGCATTATACGATGTATCCAGAAAGTATACAAGATGTAGTAGAAGTTGTGGGGCTTGCGCGAAAAAAGGGAAAGAAAATTCGTGTTGTCGGTTCAGGACACTCGTTTACCCCCCTTGTGCAAACGGAAGAAGTTTTAGTTTCTTTAGATGAATTGAAGGGTATTGTGAATATTGATGCAGAGAAGATGGTTGCTGAAGTATGGGCAGGAACAAAGTTATATGATTTAGGGAAGTTACTTGAGGAAAAAGGCTATGCGCAAGAAAATTTAGGGGATATTGATTCACAATCTATTGCAGGAGCGATTAGTACGGGGACTCATGGAACGGGTATTACCTTTGGGAGTTTATCAACACAAGTTATAGAGATTACGGCAGTTTTATCTAATGGTGAGAGTATAGTTTGTTCGGAAACTGAGAACGTAGAATATTGGAGAGCGTTTCAGTTGTCACTTGGAATGTTAGGTATCATTGTAAAGATAAAATTAAAGGTTATTCCAGCGTATTCACTCGTTTATGAAAGTGAAAAACAGTCATTATCCACTGTAATGAACAAACTAGAAGAATATAAGAAGCATCGTCATTTTGAATTTTTCGTTTTTCCTTATTCTGATGAAGTACAAGTAAAACTTACGAACGAAACAACGAATACAGGCAGTGATTTGAAATGGCATAAATTAAAGGTGGAGTTACTTGAAAATAGGATGTTCTCTTTACTATCTAAAGGGTGTAAATGGTTTCCTTCTATAAGTAAAGGAGTGAGTCGATTATCAGCTAAAGCTGTACCAAACACAAAAATAATTGGCCCGAGCTATGAAGTATTTGCTACATCACGTACGGTACCATTTTATGAAATGGAGTATAGCATTCCTTCAAAGTATATGAGGACGGTTGTAGAAGAAATCTCAAATCTTATTGAAAAGAAAAAGTATAAGGTGCACTTCCCGATCGAATGCCGCTATGTGAAAGGTGATGATATATGGCTTAGTCCAGCCTATGGAAGAGATTCAGCGTATATCGCTGTTCATATGTATAAAGGTATGAAATATGCTGCTTACTTTGGTGAAGTGGAAAAAATTTTTCTGAAGTATGAAGGGCGTCCGCATTGGGGGAAAATGCATACATTATCGTATGAGCAATTACAAGATATATATCCAGAGTTTCATTCGTTTTTACAGGCGAGGAAGTCTCTAGATGAACTTGGAATGTTTTTTAATCCTTATGCAGAAAAGTTATTTATCCCGCTATTTGCCGGGCAGTAA
- the cerA gene encoding phospholipase CerA, with the protein MKKKVLALAAAITLVAPLQSVAFAHENDGGQRFGVIPRWSAEDKHKEGVNSHLWIVNRAIDIMSRNTTLVKQDRVALLNEWRTELENGIYAADYENPYYDNSTFASHFYDPDNGKTYIPYAKQAKETGAKYFKLAGESYKNKDMKQAFFYLGLSLHYLGDVNQPMHAANFTNLSYPQGFHSKYENFVDTIKDNYKVTDGNGYWNWKGTNPEDWIHGAAVVAKQDYAGIVNDNTKDWFVRAAVSQEYADKWRAEVTPMTGKRLMDAQRVTAGYIQLWFDTYGNR; encoded by the coding sequence ATGAAAAAAAAAGTACTTGCTTTAGCGGCAGCTATTACATTAGTTGCTCCATTACAAAGTGTTGCATTTGCTCATGAAAATGATGGGGGACAGAGATTTGGAGTTATTCCGCGCTGGTCTGCTGAAGATAAACATAAAGAAGGCGTGAATTCTCATTTATGGATTGTAAACCGTGCAATTGATATTATGTCTCGTAATACAACACTTGTAAAACAAGATCGAGTTGCACTATTAAATGAATGGCGTACTGAGTTAGAGAACGGTATTTATGCTGCTGACTATGAAAATCCTTATTATGATAATAGCACATTTGCTTCACATTTCTATGACCCTGACAATGGGAAAACTTATATTCCGTATGCAAAGCAAGCAAAGGAAACAGGAGCTAAATATTTTAAATTAGCTGGTGAGTCTTATAAAAATAAAGATATGAAACAAGCGTTCTTCTATTTAGGATTATCTCTTCATTATTTAGGGGATGTAAACCAACCGATGCATGCGGCAAACTTTACGAATCTATCGTATCCACAAGGATTCCATTCTAAATATGAAAACTTTGTAGATACGATAAAAGATAATTATAAAGTAACGGATGGAAATGGATATTGGAACTGGAAAGGTACGAATCCAGAAGATTGGATTCATGGAGCGGCAGTAGTTGCGAAACAAGATTACGCTGGCATTGTAAATGATAATACGAAAGATTGGTTCGTGAGAGCTGCTGTATCACAAGAATATGCAGATAAATGGCGCGCTGAAGTTACACCAATGACAGGTAAGCGTTTAATGGATGCACAACGTGTTACTGCTGGATATATTCAGCTTTGGTTTGATACGTACGGAAATCGTTAA
- a CDS encoding undecaprenyl-diphosphate phosphatase: MEQFYYVLKYLILGLFQGLTEPIPISSSGHLVLAQHLLGLKIEGFSFELLVNSASLLAVLLIYRNDLIRLTKNGLSYIFTRAEDAKSDFFFIIYLVIATIPAGVIGVLFKDYIDQYLKGVKMVGISLLITAVGLWIIRNLRGRKNDGDLSMKDAIIVGLAQACALIPGISRSGATIVAAMLLGMKQETALRFSFLLYIPVSLGGLLLSITDIANDPNLDTLFVPYVVAFIATFIMTYISLKWFMNIMAKGNLKYFSFYCIIVGVLTLIFL; the protein is encoded by the coding sequence ATGGAACAATTTTACTACGTTTTAAAATATTTAATTCTCGGTCTGTTCCAAGGACTAACAGAACCAATTCCGATTTCTTCAAGTGGTCATCTCGTTTTAGCACAACATTTGCTAGGACTAAAAATAGAAGGGTTTAGCTTCGAACTACTTGTTAATTCAGCTTCATTATTAGCTGTATTACTTATTTATAGAAATGATTTAATTCGTCTAACGAAGAATGGTCTCTCTTATATATTTACAAGAGCAGAAGACGCAAAATCAGATTTCTTCTTTATTATTTATCTTGTTATTGCAACCATTCCAGCAGGTGTTATTGGTGTTTTATTTAAAGATTACATCGATCAGTACTTAAAAGGTGTGAAGATGGTTGGGATTTCCCTTCTTATTACTGCTGTCGGCCTTTGGATTATTAGAAATTTACGCGGTCGTAAAAATGATGGCGACCTTTCTATGAAAGATGCAATCATCGTCGGATTAGCACAAGCTTGCGCACTGATTCCCGGAATAAGCCGATCTGGTGCCACAATCGTAGCAGCAATGTTACTTGGTATGAAGCAAGAAACAGCACTTCGCTTCTCATTCTTACTATACATTCCTGTTAGCTTAGGTGGCTTATTGTTAAGCATTACAGACATTGCAAATGATCCAAATCTAGACACATTATTCGTACCATATGTCGTTGCATTCATCGCAACATTTATCATGACGTATATTTCACTAAAATGGTTTATGAACATTATGGCAAAAGGAAATTTAAAATATTTCTCTTTCTATTGTATTATCGTAGGTGTACTTACTCTTATTTTCTTATAA
- the sph gene encoding sphingomyelinase C: protein MKGKLLKGVLSLGVGLGALYSGTSAQAEVSTNQNDTLKVMTHNVYMLSTNLYPNWGQTERADLIGAADYIKNQDVVILNEVFDNSASDRLLGNLKKEYPNQTAVLGRSSGSEWDKTLGNYSSSTPEDGGVAIVSKWPIAEKIQYVFAKGCGPDNLSNKGFVYTKIKKNDRFVHVIGTHLQAEDSMCGKTSPASVRTNQLKEIQDFIKNKNIPNNEYVLIGGDMNVNKINAENNNDSEYASMFKTLNASVPSYTGHTATWDATTNSIAKYNFPDSPAEYLDYIIASKDHANPSYIENKVLQPKSPQWTVTSWFQKYTYNDYSDHYPVEATISMK, encoded by the coding sequence GTGAAAGGTAAATTGCTAAAAGGTGTACTTAGCTTAGGTGTTGGTTTAGGAGCTTTATATAGCGGAACGTCAGCTCAAGCAGAAGTGTCTACAAATCAAAATGATACATTAAAAGTGATGACGCATAATGTATATATGCTATCAACAAACTTATATCCGAACTGGGGACAAACTGAGCGTGCTGATTTAATCGGGGCGGCAGATTATATAAAGAATCAAGATGTAGTTATATTAAATGAAGTGTTTGATAATAGCGCTTCAGATCGTTTATTAGGGAATTTGAAGAAAGAATATCCAAATCAAACAGCAGTATTAGGTCGTAGTAGTGGAAGTGAATGGGATAAAACGTTAGGAAACTATTCATCTTCAACTCCTGAAGATGGTGGCGTTGCGATTGTGAGCAAATGGCCAATCGCTGAAAAGATTCAATATGTATTTGCAAAAGGATGCGGGCCAGATAATTTATCGAATAAAGGATTTGTATACACGAAAATTAAGAAAAATGATCGTTTCGTTCACGTGATTGGGACGCATTTGCAGGCTGAAGATAGTATGTGCGGAAAAACTTCACCAGCATCTGTACGTACGAACCAATTAAAAGAAATTCAAGATTTTATTAAAAATAAAAATATACCAAATAATGAGTATGTGTTAATTGGTGGTGATATGAACGTAAATAAGATAAATGCAGAGAACAATAATGATTCAGAGTATGCATCTATGTTTAAAACATTGAACGCTTCTGTACCATCTTATACTGGACATACAGCGACTTGGGATGCAACGACAAACAGTATTGCAAAATATAATTTCCCTGATAGTCCTGCCGAATATTTAGATTATATTATTGCAAGCAAAGACCATGCGAACCCATCGTATATAGAGAATAAGGTGTTACAGCCGAAATCTCCACAATGGACTGTTACATCATGGTTCCAAAAATATACGTATAATGATTACTCTGATCATTATCCAGTAGAGGCGACTATTTCTATGAAGTAG
- a CDS encoding methyl-accepting chemotaxis protein, whose translation MFTQKKSLQHTISQLEERIQELELELKQKDIEKQETISTIHDRVQSVVQEHQLVNNQHNTLQSLVQQLSSCFENVSTRTTHSNELNNEMLQKEQSLIQSIAEIIDCSNEGKESVHRLLIVINKLGEQSQRTSNSMNHLSERSKEIEQIVEVIQNIAAQTNLLALNASIEAARAGEHGKGFAVVANEVRKLAESTAESTKNIGNLTKKIQEEIEKAYDNTKDNLHLVDEGVEMSADTNARIENILVMIQTLQNGATNVIKAIENQKSCNDDILREFANTQQMFQKLNTTIMNHIHDAEKVDVQLSKSLQETVTS comes from the coding sequence ATGTTTACTCAAAAAAAATCACTCCAACATACAATTTCTCAATTAGAAGAGCGTATACAAGAATTAGAATTAGAATTAAAACAAAAAGATATTGAAAAACAAGAGACTATTTCTACTATCCACGATCGTGTACAAAGCGTTGTCCAAGAGCATCAACTTGTAAATAACCAACACAATACACTTCAAAGCTTAGTTCAACAATTAAGTTCATGTTTCGAAAATGTTTCAACACGTACGACACATTCCAATGAGTTAAATAATGAAATGTTACAAAAGGAACAAAGCTTAATTCAGTCTATTGCAGAAATTATTGACTGCTCTAATGAAGGAAAAGAATCCGTTCACCGCTTACTTATTGTAATTAATAAATTAGGTGAACAATCTCAACGCACGTCTAATAGTATGAATCATCTAAGCGAACGCTCAAAGGAAATCGAGCAAATTGTAGAAGTCATTCAAAACATTGCAGCACAAACAAATTTACTTGCTTTAAATGCGAGTATTGAAGCCGCGCGTGCTGGAGAGCATGGTAAGGGATTCGCTGTCGTTGCCAATGAAGTAAGAAAACTAGCGGAAAGTACAGCAGAAAGTACAAAAAACATCGGCAACTTAACGAAAAAAATTCAAGAAGAAATTGAAAAAGCATATGATAACACAAAAGATAATTTACATTTAGTTGATGAAGGTGTAGAAATGAGCGCCGATACAAATGCTAGAATTGAAAATATTTTAGTTATGATTCAAACGTTACAAAATGGTGCTACAAATGTTATTAAGGCTATCGAAAACCAAAAGTCTTGTAATGATGACATATTACGAGAATTCGCTAACACACAACAAATGTTCCAAAAATTAAATACTACTATTATGAATCATATTCATGATGCTGAAAAAGTCGATGTTCAATTGTCTAAAAGTCTTCAAGAAACAGTAACTTCTTAA
- a CDS encoding VanZ family protein: MTAYLFPVKTAFILFPFLAMFLLIPFLIFNYRKYGYLNKWRSFILYSLLLYLLNAYFLVILPLPQTFDTCSLQPANTQHMQLSPFYFIQEISSHTSAVLTKPATYFYLLKESAFLQVAFNVLLTVPFGIYLRYYFRRSFLQTICISFFLSLFFELTQVTGLYGIYNCAYRLFDIDDLFLNTLGGVIGFIIAPIFTYFLPKTNELDSHIDLETKPVGFIRRLIAMQIDWIFLSIVVPVVKNKGNSFFVSNMQSYTNMYELIFITCSILIYFILIPYFTNGKTIGKALLRIHLKGKADRITLKELFIRYGIFYFALGGINYILSSSSMLNHTEPLVLLITLLFLFIINGLFIIHVLLHVFSRDKLLFYEHISHTRNAITLKKADK; encoded by the coding sequence TTGACTGCATATTTATTTCCAGTAAAAACAGCATTTATTTTATTCCCCTTTTTAGCAATGTTTCTTTTAATCCCTTTTTTAATATTTAATTATCGAAAATACGGTTATTTAAATAAATGGCGCTCATTTATTTTATACTCATTATTACTTTACTTATTAAATGCCTATTTTCTTGTTATTTTGCCGTTACCACAAACGTTTGATACTTGTAGCCTACAACCAGCTAATACACAACACATGCAACTCTCACCATTTTATTTCATACAAGAGATTAGTAGTCATACATCGGCAGTTTTAACGAAACCAGCTACTTATTTCTACTTATTAAAAGAGTCTGCGTTTTTACAAGTTGCATTTAATGTTCTATTAACTGTTCCATTCGGTATTTACTTACGTTATTATTTCCGACGTAGTTTCTTACAAACAATTTGCATTTCCTTTTTCCTTTCACTATTTTTCGAGCTAACACAAGTGACTGGATTATACGGTATATACAATTGTGCATACCGATTATTTGATATCGATGATTTGTTTTTAAATACATTAGGTGGCGTAATTGGTTTTATCATTGCACCAATATTTACGTACTTCCTTCCGAAGACAAACGAGTTAGATAGTCATATTGATTTGGAAACGAAACCAGTCGGATTCATTCGTCGCCTTATCGCGATGCAAATTGATTGGATTTTCTTATCTATCGTCGTACCTGTCGTTAAAAACAAAGGAAATTCTTTCTTCGTTTCTAATATGCAATCTTACACGAATATGTATGAACTCATTTTCATTACGTGTTCAATCCTTATTTATTTTATTCTTATTCCATACTTTACAAATGGAAAAACAATTGGGAAAGCATTGCTTCGCATTCATCTGAAAGGAAAAGCAGATCGTATTACATTAAAAGAACTATTTATTCGCTACGGTATATTTTATTTTGCGTTAGGCGGAATCAATTATATTCTTTCTAGTAGCTCTATGTTAAATCATACAGAACCTTTAGTATTACTCATTACATTGTTATTCCTATTTATCATTAACGGCCTATTCATTATTCATGTTTTACTGCATGTATTTAGCCGTGATAAACTACTATTTTATGAACATATTAGTCATACAAGAAATGCAATTACACTAAAAAAAGCTGACAAATAA
- the bdhA gene encoding (R,R)-butanediol dehydrogenase has protein sequence MKALLWHNQRDVRVEEVPEPTVKPGTVKIKVKWCGICGTDLHEYLAGPIFIPTEEHPLTHVKAPVILGHEFSGEVIEIGEGVTSHKVGDRVVVEPIYSCGKCEACKHGHYNVCEQLVFHGLGGEGGGFSEYTVVPEDMVHHIPDEMTYEQGALVEPAAVAVHAVRQSKLKEGEAVAVFGCGPIGLLVIQAAKAAGATPVIAVELSKERQELAKLAGADYVLNPATQDVLAEIRNLTNGLGVNVSFEVTGVEVVLRQAIESTSFEGQTVIVSVWEKDATITPNNLVLKEKEVIGILGYRHIFPAVIKLISSGQIQAEKLITKKITVDQVVEEGFEALVKDKTQVKILVSPK, from the coding sequence ATGAAAGCACTACTTTGGCATAATCAACGTGATGTACGAGTAGAAGAAGTACCAGAACCAACAGTAAAACCAGGAACAGTGAAAATCAAAGTTAAATGGTGTGGTATTTGTGGGACAGACTTGCATGAATATTTAGCAGGGCCTATTTTTATTCCAACAGAAGAACATCCATTAACACATGTGAAAGCACCTGTTATTTTAGGTCATGAGTTTAGTGGTGAGGTAATAGAGATTGGTGAAGGAGTTACATCTCATAAAGTGGGAGACCGCGTTGTTGTAGAGCCAATTTATTCTTGTGGTAAATGTGAAGCTTGTAAACATGGACATTACAATGTTTGTGAACAACTTGTTTTCCACGGTCTTGGCGGAGAAGGCGGCGGTTTCTCTGAATATACAGTAGTACCAGAAGATATGGTTCATCACATTCCAGATGAAATGACGTATGAACAAGGTGCGCTTGTAGAACCAGCAGCAGTAGCAGTTCATGCAGTACGTCAAAGTAAATTAAAAGAAGGGGAAGCTGTAGCGGTATTTGGTTGCGGTCCAATTGGACTTCTTGTTATCCAAGCAGCTAAAGCAGCAGGAGCAACTCCTGTTATTGCAGTTGAACTTTCTAAAGAACGTCAAGAGTTAGCGAAATTAGCAGGTGCGGATTATGTATTAAATCCAGCAACTCAAGATGTGTTAGCTGAAATTCGTAACTTAACAAATGGTTTAGGTGTAAATGTTAGCTTTGAAGTAACAGGTGTTGAAGTTGTACTACGCCAAGCGATTGAAAGTACAAGCTTCGAAGGACAAACTGTAATTGTTAGTGTATGGGAAAAAGACGCAACAATTACTCCAAATAACTTAGTATTAAAAGAAAAAGAAGTTATTGGTATTTTAGGATACCGTCACATCTTCCCAGCTGTTATTAAATTGATTAGCTCCGGTCAAATTCAAGCAGAGAAATTAATTACGAAAAAAATTACAGTGGATCAAGTTGTTGAAGAAGGATTTGAAGCACTTGTAAAAGATAAAACACAAGTGAAAATTCTTGTTTCACCTAAATAA
- a CDS encoding MFS transporter, giving the protein MKYFIYFIVIVAFLDTFSQLPIMSTFAQSLGGTPLIIGLVVGMYSFANMIGNIIAGAAVDKFGAKKILYISMGITSFIVLLYTVVQSGEQLLVVRFMHGFSDGFLIPAAFTFLSKQTNAKRQGKAMALSGAAVGTAAIVGPAFSGIMKATAGVEWVFITISILMALGTIVSLFFLPNNVSRKDTSRTQMMNKEDMVELLKSEPLLQAYIGAFTLMFSQGIVTYMLPVKVEALALKASTTGMMLSVFGITAILFFLLPTNRIYDRFNRSKLMLIGIAVMAFALSLLGLFATKGMLFIVMMIYGIGFAILFPSINALLVENTTDDNRGKAFGLFYAFFSLGVVAGSFTVGAIGASPSVSFIIGTAFLLTFAGMIYVRSKVKKTMMG; this is encoded by the coding sequence TTGAAATATTTTATTTACTTTATCGTTATCGTGGCATTTTTAGATACATTTTCACAATTACCTATTATGAGTACTTTCGCTCAAAGCCTTGGAGGAACTCCTCTTATTATCGGGCTAGTTGTCGGTATGTACTCATTCGCTAATATGATCGGTAATATTATTGCTGGAGCCGCTGTCGATAAATTTGGTGCAAAAAAAATCCTTTATATAAGCATGGGAATTACGAGTTTCATAGTCTTGTTATACACCGTTGTTCAAAGTGGTGAACAACTATTAGTTGTGCGCTTTATGCATGGATTTAGTGATGGCTTTTTAATTCCTGCTGCCTTTACATTTTTATCAAAACAAACAAATGCAAAAAGACAAGGAAAAGCAATGGCTCTATCTGGTGCTGCTGTTGGAACAGCCGCAATCGTAGGACCTGCTTTCAGCGGTATTATGAAAGCAACAGCTGGCGTAGAGTGGGTCTTCATTACTATTTCTATTTTAATGGCTCTTGGTACGATCGTATCTCTATTCTTCTTACCAAATAACGTATCAAGAAAAGATACATCAAGAACGCAAATGATGAACAAAGAAGATATGGTTGAACTTTTAAAATCAGAACCGTTATTACAAGCATATATTGGTGCTTTCACATTAATGTTTTCACAAGGAATTGTCACTTATATGTTACCAGTAAAAGTTGAGGCATTAGCGCTTAAAGCATCTACAACAGGCATGATGTTAAGTGTATTTGGTATAACTGCTATCCTCTTCTTCTTGCTTCCAACAAATCGTATTTATGATCGATTTAATCGTTCGAAACTAATGCTAATCGGAATTGCAGTTATGGCATTCGCATTATCTTTACTCGGATTATTTGCTACAAAAGGTATGCTCTTTATCGTAATGATGATTTATGGAATTGGATTCGCAATCCTCTTTCCGTCTATTAACGCTTTACTTGTTGAAAATACTACAGACGATAATCGCGGAAAGGCATTCGGATTATTTTATGCCTTCTTCTCATTAGGAGTTGTTGCTGGCTCCTTTACAGTCGGCGCAATCGGAGCATCACCTAGCGTCAGCTTCATTATCGGGACAGCATTTTTATTAACATTTGCTGGGATGATTTATGTAAGAAGCAAAGTAAAAAAGACAATGATGGGATAA